The genomic interval GACTCGCTATTACAAAAAAAGTCGTGATCGGTTAATGGAAACGGTAAAAAATGTAGTAGAAAGAAAAATGTCCAATTGGGATTTAAAAAAAGTTGATACAGATCGTGGGGAAATCGTATTAAGCAAAGGATCTAGCTTAATGATTATCACCGTGTATAAACTAGCAGGAATGCAATCTGCAATTGATATATATTGTTCAAAAGAAGGAGCTCTAGGAGATTTCGGTTCTAGCTATAAATATATACAGCAATTTTTTAAAGCGCTTCATACAGAGATTCAGCCAGAAAAAGGGTGATGGTGTCAATCTAAAGTTCGTCTATGCTGATAAAGAATGGGAGGATAAGGAATGAAAATTGTTCTTACAGGAGCTAATAGAGGATTAGGGATTCATCTTGCTAGAACAGCTTTGGAAAGAGGTCATACTGTCCTTGCGGGAGTTCGAACGGTCGCAGAAGATGCACCTATTAATCGATTGAAAAAACAATATCCAGACAGAGTTTATACCTATTTTCTCGATGTTACAGACGAAAATTCTATTGCAAAAGCCGCTGAATTAGTAGCAAACGATGTTAGTTCCATTGATGGGATTATTAATAATGCAGGAGTATTAACAGAACGAGGAAAAGCAATAGAAGAGTTGGATTTTGATAATGTTCAATTTACGATGGATGTCAATGTATTAGGACCGATGCGAGTAATGAAACATTTTCTACCCCTTTTATATAATGGGAAAAAACAAGCCATCATCAATATCTCTTCAGAAGCAGGAAGTATTCAAAATGCCTATGGAGGAGACTTTCCTTATGGTATTTCGAAAGCGGCACTGAATATGTTTACTGTTCAATTATCAAGCTATGTAAAAGACAAGGACATTGCCGTATATGCCGTCCATCCTGGCTGGATTAAAACAGATATGGGTGGGGAAAATGCAACAGGTTATCCAGAAGATTCAGCAAATGGTATCCTTGATATTTTGGAAGGAAAGATAGACATAACTAGCGAACTAGGATTTATTGATTTTACTGGGAAAGAAATGAAAATTTAATAGATAGAGGATGGATCAGGAGTATTTTGCGTGTGCTAAGATACTTCTGATTTTTTTTGTAAAAGCTGACTAGCTAATTCTTAAAGGCGTTTGATTAAAACAGAAAAGAAAAAATCCCCACTGATGGAAGTTACCGATTATAATAGAAATACTATTTATAATTTTCAGTTGATTTAAAAGGAAGGAGTATGGAATGAATAACGAAAAAATAATAACGATGCAACAGTTAAATAAATCCCATATGAATGACTTGCTTTCCTTAGCTACTATTGTTGGCTGGGATTACGACGAGGAAGAAATTCAAACTCTACTCGTTTCCGGTACTATGTATGGTCACATAACGGAAGAAAAAACTGTAATAGCCTGTGCTGCTATTATTCCGTATGGAGCAAATTTAGCATCTATCGGCATGGTAATTGTTCACCCAGATTTTCGAGGAAGAGGACTTGCGAAAGCATTACTTATTAAGTGCATGGAGCAAACGACAAAAAATAGAGCAATAATGTTAATTGCTACAGAACAAGGAAAACCTGTATATGACAAATTGGGTTTTAAAAATTATAGCCATGTAACAAAGCTTCTTGGGAAAGGAAATCACATCAAGATAGAATTAGACGGCTATTCCATAAATCCATTAGAGAAAACAGATGTGGAAGAAATGCTTGTATTAGACCAAGCGGCATTTGGAAGTTCAAGAGTGGTATTTCTAGAAAATAGAATAAAACAAGCAAAAGACTCCCTTGTATTAAAGAATCGAAAAGGCGTAATTGTTGGATATGCTCTTACTGTAAAAAAACCTAGTAATCTAGTTATCGGTCCAGTCGTAGCACAAGATGATGAACAGGCAATGCTCCTAATTCAGACAATCATTGCAAACAATCAGGGAAGCACAAGAATAGATGTAATAGAAGGAAAAAATACAATAATAAAAGAGCTACAAAAGCTAGGGTTTCAAATAGCAAATCGCCCTCCGGTAATGGTAAAAAATATCGAAGCATTTCCAAATAGAAATAATAGCTTATATGCGATTGCGGCACAGGCTTATGGATAAGAAATGATAGTGTGGCAAATAAGAAAGAGGTTTTTGCATGAGTATAAAATTAGAAGAGCTATTAAAGCTTCCATCCTTGCGAGAGGCTAAGGTGATTGCAGGGAAAGAAGGGGTATCAAAGCTCGTCTCATCTATATCTGTTTTAGAATATACGGAAGTCGATTCGTTAAAGGAAGATTTGTTTAATAATGATGAGTTTTATGGCAGTGAAATTGTCATTTCTGCTTTAATTATGATTAAAGATGATGTAGAGGCACAATGTAGAACAATCGAACATTTGCATAAGGTTGGTGAAATAGGCTTAATTTTATATTATGTTGGCGTCTTTTTGCCAAAAATTGATGAAAAAGTCATTCAATTAGCAGATAGCCTTGGTTTTACTTTAATTGTGATGCCGGAAAAGGAGATGTCTTTAAGATATAGTGAGGTTATTTATGAGGTCATAGAATCGATTGTAAAGAACGATATGACATCAACTAGTTTTGTTAGCGAGATGGTTGAACAAATTTCAGGGGTACCCCTTCAGCAGAGAAATATGGATACAGTATTGAAAATTTTAGCTGACCGAACACGTTCATCTCTCGTCTTAGCAAATAAAAATAATCAGGTTATCCATGCCGTTACATGGCCAAGAACGAGTACAATGGATATCTTTCAAACAGTTGATCAATATAATGAGATGGCTATAGACGAAGTGTATAAGGAAGAAAGGGAGGCGCTGCAGCCTTTATTCCTTTCAAAAAAGGTAATAGCACAAGAAGGAATCGCTTCTATGAATTTATATATAATTAAGGAAAAAGATCCATTCGATCGTGAAACTGCTACCCAATTAGCGGAAGTCGTGCAAGTATTTATAAATTTATGGGGAAAGCATTATGATGAAATAAGTACAGCAGAATTAATGAAGGCAATAATGAATGATGAAAGTGTGAAAATGCGACGCCTGGCAAACATTTTAAATATAGATGTATCAGCTATTCATATGATGTGGTTAATGGAAGTTGATAATGGGGTGGAGCAGGAAAAACAGCTACAGAATGTAAAAGAATTCATTAAGCAAAATTTTCATGTGTCATTAGTTGATTATTACCATCAAAAGCTTGTTATCTTATTAGACAATTCTGTCATACAGGAGGATTCCTTCCAGTCGGCTAATCGATTACTAGATTGGTTGAAGGAAGACGAACAGTCATTTACGCTAACAATTTGTCAGAATATGAATAATACAACAGATGTTCAGCAAGCATATTTAACCTGTAGTGAACATACTAAGATGGCGAAAATTATCTATCCCAATAAAAAGATTTTTACGCTTCAAGAAATTAACTTTGCAAGAGATTGCTATTATTTAATAAATGGTGGGGAACTGGCGATCGAAAAAGCACTTCAGCCACTTTCGTCTATTATGGGACAGGCAAATCAAGCAGAAGAACTTATAAGTACATTGACGGTATATTTGTTAGAAGGAAATAATCGCTTTCAAGAAACTGCAGACATCCTATATTTACATAAAAATACGATTAAATATCGTGTCCAAAGGATAGCTGAAATTCTTAAATATCCCGTTACGAAATCTCCTGAAATTTTTCAATTATATAAAGCAGTTGCGGTTTATCGAATGTTATTGCAGATAAAAGAGAATTAAAACAGAAAAAGAGCTTTTTTGTTCATTTAAACAAAAAATGCTCTTTTTATTTTTCCAATCAGCTAAATACATACTGGGTAGTTATCGTTATAATAAGCAATAATTACATATAGGAGGCATGAAAATGAGTGATAAAAGGGATGTGAATCAAGAAACACAATCTTGGCAGAGTTTGGCGTTTTTGTGGACAGGATCTATGATTTGTGTACCTAGTTTATTAATTGGTGGCACATTAGTAAGTGGGATGCCTTTATGGGAGGCAATACTTGTTGGATTATTAGGTTATGGAATTATTGTAGTTTTAATGATATTTCAAGGAATTCAAAGTAGTGACGTTCACAAGCCAACAGTTAGTGTAGCTTCCCAAGTTTTTGGAGAGCAGGGATCAAAGAAAATTATTTCCATAATCCTTGCAATAGCATGTCTAGGATGGTTTGGTATACAAGCTAATGTATGTGGCGTAGCATTTTCCCAATTTTTAAGTGTATATGGGATAAATCTACCCGTACCAGTTTCTTCTCTCATTTGGGGAATAATAATGCTAGTATCAGCAATTTACGGCATTAAAATACTGAATATTCTTAATTATGTTGCAGTCCCCATTTTGCTTGCTGTTTGTATCTATGCAGTAACGGTTTCTTTAATGGGCGATGGGATGAATCAGATTACAACATATGTTCCTGCTGGCTCGATGTCTTTCTTATCTGGTTTGTCCATTACAATTGGTTCTTTCGCATTAGGGGCAGTTATCGCAGGTGATTATTCTCAATATGCAAAAAAACGAGGAGATGTTAGTAAGGCTGCACTTATTGGAATTTTACCGTCTGGTGTTTTAATGATTACAGTTGGCGCGATATTGACGCTTACAGCTGGTACGGCTGATATTACAAGTGTATTTACTGAATTAGGATTACCTGTTTTAGGAATTATCGCACTTGTTTTAGCAACCTGGACAACAAATGCCGTAAATGCCTTTTCAGGAGGTATAGCGATAATAAATGTATTTAATATTTCCAAAAAGAAAGAGCGTATGGCAGTAGCCATTGCAGGTGGGGTAGGAACACTTCTTGCAGTAGTAGGAATATTAGATTATTTTGTTCCCATTATGTCTGTTCTTTCTGCTATGATTCCTCCTGTTGCGGGAGTAATGATTGCATCTTATTGGGTTATTCATAAAGGTGATAAAACGAAATGGTCTAGTATAGAAGGAGTAAATACTCTTGGCGTAATTTCTTGGTTAATTGGTGCAGCCATTGCTGGTATTCCGGTGATTTTTTCCTTTTTCCCAAGCTTGCCACAACTTCCAAATCAGCCATTGATTGGGATGGTCATTTCCTTTGTCTTTTATTTAGTCGCAAGGAATATGATCATACAAAAACAAGTTTCAATTAATCAATAATACGAACAACTGGAGGTAGCAACATGCGATATCTAAATGAGGAAGCGATTGAAAATATAGCAGTAGGTGCAGCGTTTTTAGGTACTGGCGGTGGAGGAGATCCCTATATCGGGAAGATGATGGCCCTTTCTGCCATAAAAGAAAATGGACCGGTACAATTATTATCGCCTGAAGAAGTAGGAAATGATGACTTTTTTATTCCGGCAGCAATGATGGGAGCACCATCTGTTTTAATAGAGAAATTTCCAAAAGGGGATGAATTCGTCCGCGTATTTCAAAAGCTAGGTCATTATTTAAATAAAGAAGTAAAGGGTACCTTTCCGATGGAGGCAGGTGGAGTCAATTCGATGATACCTATTGTAGTTGCTGCACAATTAGGATTGCCGCTAATTGATTGTGACGGGATGGGACGCGCATTCCCAGAGCTACAAATGGTAACCTTCCATCTAAATGGTGTTTCTTCTACACCAATGGCTATTACAGACGAAAAAGGAAATATCGGCATTATGGAAACAATTGATAATAAATGGACAGAACGGATTGCAAGAGTAGCAACTGTGGAGATGGGAGCAAGTTCTTTAGTAAGTATCTATCCTTGTACGGGAGAACAGCTGAAAAAATATAGTGTGAAAAATATCATCACCCTGTCTGAACAAATTGGACAAATTATTCGTTCTAATAGTGAGGATGAAACAATCAAATTAAGAGAACTATTAGAAATTACGAATGGATATCATTTATTTGATGGAAAAATTACTGATGTGGAGAGAAATACGAAAGGCGGATTTAATAGAGGTTGCGTAACACTAGATGGATTAGAACAATATGCGGGTGAAAATGTACAAGTATTTTTTCAAAATGAGAACTTAGTAGCTCAAAAAAATGGAAAACCCATTGCGATGACACCTGATTTAATTTGTTTAGTAGATTTAGAGACATTAAATCCTATCACGACTGAATCTTTAAAGTATGGAAAAAGAGTAAGAGTGCTAGCATTACCTTCTGATCCACAATGGAGGTCAGAAAAGGGGATTGAAACAGTGGGACCAAAGTATTTTGGCTATGATCTTTCCTATACACCATTAGAGGAACTTGTGAGAAAGGAAGTGTAATAGATGTATAAAGTTGGTATTGATGTTGGAGGAACGAATACAGATGCTGTTATTCTTGATGAAAAGTTAAACTTAATTCATCAAGTCAAAATGCCTACAAGTGAAGATATAGAGTCAGGGATTGTTTCTGCTTTAAAAAAAGTATTAGAGGAATCCGGGATTAATCGAGAAAAAGTGACGCATGCGATGTTAGGAACTACGCAATGTACCAATGCAATTGTAGAAAGAAAAAAACTAGCAAAAGTAGGTGTTATTCGCCTAGGATATCCTGCAACCGCCTCTGTCCTTCCTTATACCGCTTGGCCAGAAGAAATGGTAACTGTTTTATCGGGTGAGTATCGCTTGGCTGGTGGTGGATATGAGTATGATGGTCAAGTGCTTTCTCTTTTTTCAGAGGAAGAAATACGGGGGATTTTGAGAGAATGGAATGGGGAAGTAGAAGCAGTTGCTGTTGTTGGGGTCTTCTCTTCCTTAAAAAATGATCAGGAACTTCGAGTTGCAGAGTTAGTGAAGGAAGTGATGGGAGAAGAAATCCCTGTTTCTTGTTCTTCCATGATTGGTTCTGTTGGGTTAATAGAAAGAGAGAATGCAACGATATTAAATAGTGCTTTATTTAAGGTTATTGCAATGACAAGCAATGGGTTTGAGAATGCGTTAAAAGAAGAGGGAATAAATGATGCACAAGTATTCCTCTGTCAAAACGATGGAACGTTAATGTCGATTGATTATGCTCGTAAATATCCGATTCTAACAATTGCTTGTGGTCCAACAAATAGTATTCGTGGAGCGTCCTATTTAGCAGGGATTAAAGATGCAATGGTACTAGATGTAGGGGGAACAACGTCGGATATTGGGGTGCTAACTGGTGGTTTTCCTCGTGAATCTTCACTCGCTGTTGATGTAGGTGGAGTACGTACAAATTTCCGCATGCCTGATATAATATCTATCGGATTAGGTGGAGGAAGTATTGTCCGAGAG from Niallia sp. FSL W8-0635 carries:
- a CDS encoding PucR family transcriptional regulator, with product MSIKLEELLKLPSLREAKVIAGKEGVSKLVSSISVLEYTEVDSLKEDLFNNDEFYGSEIVISALIMIKDDVEAQCRTIEHLHKVGEIGLILYYVGVFLPKIDEKVIQLADSLGFTLIVMPEKEMSLRYSEVIYEVIESIVKNDMTSTSFVSEMVEQISGVPLQQRNMDTVLKILADRTRSSLVLANKNNQVIHAVTWPRTSTMDIFQTVDQYNEMAIDEVYKEEREALQPLFLSKKVIAQEGIASMNLYIIKEKDPFDRETATQLAEVVQVFINLWGKHYDEISTAELMKAIMNDESVKMRRLANILNIDVSAIHMMWLMEVDNGVEQEKQLQNVKEFIKQNFHVSLVDYYHQKLVILLDNSVIQEDSFQSANRLLDWLKEDEQSFTLTICQNMNNTTDVQQAYLTCSEHTKMAKIIYPNKKIFTLQEINFARDCYYLINGGELAIEKALQPLSSIMGQANQAEELISTLTVYLLEGNNRFQETADILYLHKNTIKYRVQRIAEILKYPVTKSPEIFQLYKAVAVYRMLLQIKEN
- a CDS encoding GNAT family N-acetyltransferase — translated: MNNEKIITMQQLNKSHMNDLLSLATIVGWDYDEEEIQTLLVSGTMYGHITEEKTVIACAAIIPYGANLASIGMVIVHPDFRGRGLAKALLIKCMEQTTKNRAIMLIATEQGKPVYDKLGFKNYSHVTKLLGKGNHIKIELDGYSINPLEKTDVEEMLVLDQAAFGSSRVVFLENRIKQAKDSLVLKNRKGVIVGYALTVKKPSNLVIGPVVAQDDEQAMLLIQTIIANNQGSTRIDVIEGKNTIIKELQKLGFQIANRPPVMVKNIEAFPNRNNSLYAIAAQAYG
- a CDS encoding hydantoinase/oxoprolinase family protein, producing the protein MYKVGIDVGGTNTDAVILDEKLNLIHQVKMPTSEDIESGIVSALKKVLEESGINREKVTHAMLGTTQCTNAIVERKKLAKVGVIRLGYPATASVLPYTAWPEEMVTVLSGEYRLAGGGYEYDGQVLSLFSEEEIRGILREWNGEVEAVAVVGVFSSLKNDQELRVAELVKEVMGEEIPVSCSSMIGSVGLIERENATILNSALFKVIAMTSNGFENALKEEGINDAQVFLCQNDGTLMSIDYARKYPILTIACGPTNSIRGASYLAGIKDAMVLDVGGTTSDIGVLTGGFPRESSLAVDVGGVRTNFRMPDIISIGLGGGSIVREVNNEVTIGPDSVGYRITEEALVFGGNTLTTTDIAVRLGVAVVGNPELVAHIDEAFAKQAYAKIAVMTEEAIDKMKTSNNDTTVVLVGGGSIIIPRQLNGVKEIIHNENGAVANAIGASISQISGQYEQIYIYSQISRDEARIDAEERARQQAILAGAKVETIELVEIEEIPLAYHPGNATRLRVKVVGELT
- a CDS encoding DUF917 domain-containing protein, with protein sequence MRYLNEEAIENIAVGAAFLGTGGGGDPYIGKMMALSAIKENGPVQLLSPEEVGNDDFFIPAAMMGAPSVLIEKFPKGDEFVRVFQKLGHYLNKEVKGTFPMEAGGVNSMIPIVVAAQLGLPLIDCDGMGRAFPELQMVTFHLNGVSSTPMAITDEKGNIGIMETIDNKWTERIARVATVEMGASSLVSIYPCTGEQLKKYSVKNIITLSEQIGQIIRSNSEDETIKLRELLEITNGYHLFDGKITDVERNTKGGFNRGCVTLDGLEQYAGENVQVFFQNENLVAQKNGKPIAMTPDLICLVDLETLNPITTESLKYGKRVRVLALPSDPQWRSEKGIETVGPKYFGYDLSYTPLEELVRKEV
- a CDS encoding SDR family oxidoreductase, whose product is MKIVLTGANRGLGIHLARTALERGHTVLAGVRTVAEDAPINRLKKQYPDRVYTYFLDVTDENSIAKAAELVANDVSSIDGIINNAGVLTERGKAIEELDFDNVQFTMDVNVLGPMRVMKHFLPLLYNGKKQAIINISSEAGSIQNAYGGDFPYGISKAALNMFTVQLSSYVKDKDIAVYAVHPGWIKTDMGGENATGYPEDSANGILDILEGKIDITSELGFIDFTGKEMKI
- a CDS encoding cytosine permease; protein product: MSDKRDVNQETQSWQSLAFLWTGSMICVPSLLIGGTLVSGMPLWEAILVGLLGYGIIVVLMIFQGIQSSDVHKPTVSVASQVFGEQGSKKIISIILAIACLGWFGIQANVCGVAFSQFLSVYGINLPVPVSSLIWGIIMLVSAIYGIKILNILNYVAVPILLAVCIYAVTVSLMGDGMNQITTYVPAGSMSFLSGLSITIGSFALGAVIAGDYSQYAKKRGDVSKAALIGILPSGVLMITVGAILTLTAGTADITSVFTELGLPVLGIIALVLATWTTNAVNAFSGGIAIINVFNISKKKERMAVAIAGGVGTLLAVVGILDYFVPIMSVLSAMIPPVAGVMIASYWVIHKGDKTKWSSIEGVNTLGVISWLIGAAIAGIPVIFSFFPSLPQLPNQPLIGMVISFVFYLVARNMIIQKQVSINQ